In Glycine max cultivar Williams 82 chromosome 4, Glycine_max_v4.0, whole genome shotgun sequence, the genomic stretch TCAGGACAAATGGGCTAAAATCAAGATTGACTCGTTATTTTTGTCAAGATACCTACACAACATAGAtgagtgtgtgtgtgagcaatagTTTTCCACTAACTCGCCTAgctcaaaaatgattttgatggGGTGAAATTTTAGTAAATATACCCAATGGATGCGGGTTATGTTTCAAGTCCAATGTCTTACATTTGTTTACGAAGTATCAAGTATAAGTCTTTTGAACAATTgctataaaaatcatttaatattatttattttgaagcaTTATATTATGAGTCATTTGTTTTGAAGCATCAAGTATAAGTCATTTGTTTACGAAATATCAAGTATAAGTCATTTGTTTTGAAGCATTATATTACGAAGTATCAAGTATAAGTCATTTGTTTACGAAATATTATGagcataatattatttattttgaagcattatattaaataaaaagcagCTAGACGCGTGAACGGGAGCTGGCTTTGCAGCATCCATATCTTGGCATAAATTCTAACAAGAACGTATATAACAAATGTCAATTGggcatttttttaaggaaaaaaagttaCATATTCCTGTGACTAATGGTTAATAATTATGAATCTACACAAGAGAGAGTAAACAGATTCATTCACGTACAAGACAGCAAAAAAATATGTAACGGGATAATTATACAAAGAAATCAGAAAGTAAGCTATACAGGTTAACAAACTTGAGTAAATAGCAGAAGCTAAAACGGGGATTTTGATATTAAATTTCCCAGTTTATCACACCAAAGTAGTAGTATTTCCGGGGCAGAAActggaagaaaaaaagtttaagtgTGGATCGTAAAGGAAAATTCATACGAAAAAATAGTGGACGATGATCTCATTCTCATGTTTTCCAACTTCGACTCCTGAACATGAGATCACTGGTGCCGCCAACCTCAGAAGAAATGTCGTAAAAATCAGAATCATATCGCATCACCACAACATTCTCCTTCTCCATCAACGACTTTAAACTCTGCCCCTTCTtttcccctttttctttttctctctctctcacccaACTTTTCGCCGGCGCAGAACTACATCGCATGAGCAATAATGCGTTCGGAGGAGGAACCGACACACTTTCCTCCTCATTACCATAATCTCTCTCCTCTGTCTCTTCTCTCCGGTTCTTGCTCTCATTCTCTTGCTGCAACACCATGAACCATTTCGAGAAAACAGTCCTCGATGCCTCGTTGTCATCGCTTTCCACACCcacgtcttcttcttcttcttcttcttcttccgtgACGATGTCGGTTTCGGAGAAGGACCCGAAGCATCTAAGGTCGAACCTTATGCTTCGCAAACACGTCAAGAACTGCATTATCTCCTTCTTGAAACCGAGCGTCTCGGCCCAGCCCAGACGCTTCCTCTGTTTCTTGTCAGTGTGGATTTTCTCTATCTCCTCCATCACCGATTGCCAGCTCCTGCACGACGTCGTTTTGGGCCGTACCTTGATCTGCCCGGCGCACGTCACCTTCGGGGAGGTTGGTTCTGTAATTTCCGACCCCATTGACTTTGTTTTGGCCCATAACAGAGGACTCGCTGGGCCCCCGCCTCCTCTGGAGAACGATTTCTTACGGTGGTGGCGCTTGTTGGGCTCCGCGGGCCGGGCCGGGCTGCAGATGGGCTTTGGCATTAGCGTAAGATGAGCCCGAGATGGGAAGCATACTAACAGATCAGCA encodes the following:
- the LOC100787579 gene encoding uncharacterized protein — its product is MMKLREGKALAPSADLLVCFPSRAHLTLMPKPICSPARPAEPNKRHHRKKSFSRGGGGPASPLLWAKTKSMGSEITEPTSPKVTCAGQIKVRPKTTSCRSWQSVMEEIEKIHTDKKQRKRLGWAETLGFKKEIMQFLTCLRSIRFDLRCFGSFSETDIVTEEEEEEEEDVGVESDDNEASRTVFSKWFMVLQQENESKNRREETEERDYGNEEESVSVPPPNALLLMRCSSAPAKSWVREREKEKGEKKGQSLKSLMEKENVVVMRYDSDFYDISSEVGGTSDLMFRSRSWKT